The following coding sequences lie in one Musa acuminata AAA Group cultivar baxijiao chromosome BXJ1-8, Cavendish_Baxijiao_AAA, whole genome shotgun sequence genomic window:
- the LOC103993857 gene encoding NADPH-dependent aldehyde reductase-like protein, chloroplastic, which produces MAALTKPNGTASPLENGHGSKHEGVMASPPSISIACTPTHEVSRPPHGNGAARSFVSRARPPTDSLPLQGRVAIVTGGSGGIGSVVTAHLASLGAKVVIGYIGDPTPANRLVSEINSACTEPGPRAVAVESDVTDEAQVKLLFDRAHLAFGPLIHIVVAAAGVQDPSYPPLAATTLARWEWVFGTNAKGTFLCCREAANRVVRGGGGRIITMSSSTVGSLRPGYSTYSASKGAIEVMTRVLAKELRGTRITVNGVAPGPIATALFYRGKSDERIEAIEAESPLGRLGQPEDVAPVVGFLASDAGEWINGQIIRINGGYV; this is translated from the coding sequence ATGGCAGCCCTCACCAAGCCCAACGGCACCGCTTCGCCCCTCGAGAACGGCCATGGCTCCAAGCATGAAGGCGTCATGGCCTCCCCGCCGTCGATCTCCATCGCCTGCACGCCAACCCACGAGGTGAGCCGGCCGCCACACGGCAACGGCGCCGCCCGTTCCTTCGTCTCTCGTGCGCGTCCCCCCACGGACTCGCTGCCGCTCCAAGGCAGGGTGGCCATCGTCACCGGAGGCTCCGGCGGCATCGGAAGCGTCGTCACCGCCCACCTCGCCTCCCTCGGCGCCAAGGTGGTCATAGGCTACATCGGCGATCCCACCCCGGCCAACCGCTTGGTCTCGGAGATCAACTCGGCGTGCACCGAGCCCGGCCCGCGGGCCGTCGCGGTGGAGTCGGACGTAACAGACGAGGCACAAGTGAAGCTACTGTTCGACCGGGCGCACCTCGCGTTCGGCCCACTGATCCAcatcgtcgtcgccgccgccgggGTGCAAGACCCCAGTTACCCGCCGCTGGCCGCGACGACCTTGGCGCGGTGGGAGTGGGTGTTCGGCACCAACGCCAAGGGCACGTTCCTTTGCTGCCGGGAGGCGGCCAACCGGGTGGTGCGCGGCGGCGGGGGACGGATCATCACGATGTCGTCGTCGACGGTGGGATCGCTGAGGCCGGGCTACAGCACGTACTCGGCCAGTAAGGGCGCCATCGAGGTGATGACGAGGGTCCTGGCGAAGGAGCTGAGGGGGACGAGGATCACGGTGAACGGGGTGGCGCCGGGGCCGATCGCCACGGCGTTGTTCTACCGCGGGAAGTCAGACGAGCGGATCGAGGCGATCGAGGCGGAGAGCCCGCTGGGGCGGCTGGGCCAGCCGGAGGACGTGGCCCCCGTGGTGGGGTTCTTGGCGAGCGATGCCGGGGAGTGGATCAACGGTCAGATCATTCGGATCAACGGTGGATATGTGTAG